The proteins below are encoded in one region of Clostridium pasteurianum DSM 525 = ATCC 6013:
- a CDS encoding SatD family protein, which yields MFFFFFTTPYIAIIGDIKESKKIADRNYVQEKLREVLNDINEYYLNDISSKFMITLGDEFQGLLYSGANVMNIISEIERKMYPVKIRFGVGVGDITTHINKEMPLGADGPGYYKARAAIEYLKQNEKRKQTNPADIRIEVDGDNQSTTLMINTILSLISAIKEDWSDRQREIIWDILEHKDSQTNVAKRLNIKQPSVQKSLANGKYYAYKEAVEAIEKALEEIRR from the coding sequence ATGTTCTTTTTCTTTTTTACCACTCCATATATAGCTATAATAGGGGATATAAAGGAATCAAAAAAAATAGCAGATAGGAATTATGTACAAGAAAAATTGAGAGAAGTTTTAAATGATATTAATGAGTACTATTTAAATGATATTTCATCAAAATTTATGATAACCTTAGGAGATGAATTTCAGGGATTATTATACAGTGGAGCTAATGTAATGAATATTATTTCAGAGATTGAAAGGAAAATGTATCCTGTAAAAATAAGATTTGGTGTAGGTGTTGGTGATATAACCACACATATTAATAAGGAGATGCCATTAGGAGCTGATGGTCCAGGATATTATAAGGCGAGGGCTGCAATAGAATATTTAAAACAAAATGAGAAAAGAAAGCAAACTAACCCAGCTGATATCAGAATAGAAGTGGATGGTGACAATCAGTCAACTACATTAATGATTAATACAATATTGTCATTAATTAGTGCTATAAAAGAAGATTGGAGTGACAGACAACGAGAGATAATATGGGATATATTGGAACATAAGGATAGTCAAACTAATGTTGCTAAAAGGCTGAATATTAAACAACCGTCTGTTCAGAAGAGTCTTGCAAATGGAAAATATTATGCCTATAAAGAGGCGGTTGAAGCTATTGAAAAAGCATTAGAAGAGATAAGGAGATAA
- a CDS encoding DEAD/DEAH box helicase, which translates to MSSFNLLSKNMQKKVWDMHWDNFTLIQDKTIPIIINTNKDVVVCSGTASGKTEAAFLPILSLIENSAKEKLKLIYISPLKALINNQFERIENLCNNLEITINAWHGDISQTRKNKFIKNSSGILQITPESIESLLINRTESVSEIFKEVDFIIVDEIHSFLNSARGVQLRSLLYRIENYNLRRPRIIGLSATVENFNFVKEWINFKDKDNVEIVEVKDSDKQLYYSLMHFDCDKSGKKPLELFEDMRNLTKKNKSIIFCNSRGEVEETTVLLNRLAEKEGLLESYYAHHSSIDKKEREYVEKSMAKAGVPKSVVATNSLELGIDIGTIEFVVQVDSTFTVSSLKQRLGRSGRKKDSNQLLQLYTTSKDSLLQSLAVMELLLEKWIEPAEGYPLPYDILFHQIISISNETNGLTLENLLNKIKDILIFNTLDNEKIRILIGHMLEKEYLELIKGSNECIVGIEGERILRSKDFYSVFMSPEEYIVQNGNKKIGQLDRNFQINIGDNIILAGKLWSIISIDTKRGKIYVEKASNAKPPKYSSGERKLNSKILEKMMDILCSKNEFSYINHNALALLNELRKPYEIFKVDPSERIIWRYKDEMCFETFTGTKIFRTLNWMLKSLKVNIQSYDSFGRIKISGVYPLDGILEEISSKKWSNELLFKETKDNEWFKSKYIEYLPEELQYDMHAANEIDIDGTLEYLKEYRFRIIDN; encoded by the coding sequence ATGAGTTCTTTTAATCTATTGTCTAAAAATATGCAAAAGAAAGTATGGGATATGCATTGGGATAATTTTACTCTTATACAGGATAAAACAATTCCAATAATAATTAATACCAATAAAGATGTTGTTGTCTGTTCAGGCACTGCTTCTGGTAAAACGGAGGCAGCTTTTTTGCCAATATTAAGTTTAATTGAAAACAGTGCAAAAGAAAAGCTAAAACTTATATATATTTCTCCGCTTAAAGCTTTAATAAACAATCAGTTTGAGAGAATAGAAAATCTTTGTAATAATCTTGAGATTACTATAAATGCATGGCATGGTGATATAAGTCAAACTAGGAAAAATAAATTTATAAAAAATTCATCAGGAATATTGCAGATAACTCCAGAATCAATTGAAAGTTTATTGATAAATAGAACGGAAAGTGTAAGTGAAATATTTAAAGAAGTTGATTTTATAATAGTAGATGAAATCCATTCTTTTTTAAATAGTGCAAGGGGAGTCCAGTTAAGATCATTGTTATACAGAATAGAAAATTATAATTTGAGAAGACCAAGAATAATAGGTTTATCTGCTACCGTTGAAAATTTTAACTTTGTAAAGGAATGGATTAATTTTAAAGATAAGGATAACGTGGAGATTGTTGAAGTAAAAGATAGTGATAAACAGCTATATTATTCTCTTATGCATTTTGATTGCGATAAAAGTGGGAAAAAGCCATTAGAGCTTTTTGAAGATATGAGAAATTTAACTAAAAAAAATAAATCAATAATATTTTGTAATAGTAGAGGAGAGGTAGAAGAAACTACTGTATTGCTAAATCGACTAGCCGAAAAAGAAGGATTATTAGAAAGTTACTATGCCCATCATTCCTCAATAGATAAAAAGGAAAGAGAATATGTGGAAAAGAGTATGGCTAAGGCTGGTGTACCTAAAAGTGTTGTTGCTACAAATTCTCTTGAATTAGGTATAGATATAGGGACAATTGAATTTGTAGTTCAAGTAGATAGTACATTTACAGTATCATCTTTAAAGCAAAGGCTTGGGCGTTCTGGCAGAAAGAAAGATTCAAATCAATTGTTACAGTTATATACTACGTCTAAAGATAGTTTATTACAATCTTTAGCTGTAATGGAATTACTCCTTGAAAAATGGATAGAACCAGCTGAAGGATATCCATTGCCTTATGACATACTTTTTCATCAGATAATATCTATATCTAATGAAACTAATGGGTTAACTCTTGAAAATTTATTAAACAAAATTAAGGATATTCTAATATTTAATACCTTGGATAATGAAAAGATAAGAATTTTGATAGGACATATGTTGGAAAAAGAGTATTTAGAACTTATTAAGGGCAGTAATGAGTGTATAGTAGGAATTGAAGGAGAGCGAATACTTAGGAGTAAAGACTTTTATTCAGTTTTTATGAGCCCTGAAGAATATATAGTGCAAAATGGAAATAAAAAGATAGGACAGTTAGATAGAAATTTTCAGATTAATATAGGAGATAATATAATTTTAGCAGGTAAACTATGGTCTATAATAAGTATTGATACTAAAAGAGGAAAGATATATGTAGAAAAAGCCTCTAATGCTAAACCCCCAAAGTATTCTAGTGGAGAAAGAAAGTTAAATTCTAAAATACTCGAAAAGATGATGGATATATTATGTTCTAAAAATGAATTTAGTTATATAAATCATAATGCTCTTGCTCTATTAAATGAACTGAGAAAACCATATGAAATTTTCAAAGTTGATCCAAGTGAAAGAATAATATGGAGATACAAAGACGAAATGTGCTTCGAAACTTTTACAGGTACTAAAATATTTAGAACTTTAAACTGGATGCTGAAATCATTAAAGGTTAATATTCAAAGCTATGATTCCTTTGGAAGAATAAAAATATCAGGAGTATATCCTTTAGATGGGATTTTAGAAGAAATAAGCAGCAAAAAGTGGAGTAATGAATTACTATTTAAGGAAACAAAGGATAATGAATGGTTTAAGTCAAAATACATTGAGTATCTTCCAGAAGAATTACAATACGATATGCATGCGGCTAATGAAATAGATATTGATGGTACTTTGGAGTATTTGAAAGAATATAGATTTAGAATAATAGATAATTGA
- a CDS encoding PDDEXK nuclease domain-containing protein, whose protein sequence is MGKLIVEEQKGEEKAEYGDFIIKNLSKELTKDFGKGFTQSNLRNMRQFYLIFNNSYALRSELSWTHYRLLMRLENEEKRDFYIDECIKSNWSTRQLERQINSFYYERLLASQNKKLVRNEIKDLETGLNPNDIIKDPYVLEFLDLKENKNFLEKDLEQGLMNNLQQFLLELGKGFAFVARQKRITADGEHFYIDLVFYNYLLKCFVLIDLKLGKLTHQDIGQMDFYVRYYEKEIKAEADNPTIGIILCSEKNETIVKYSILEESKHIFASKYMLYMPTEEELKREINKDREILEIEERMNEDE, encoded by the coding sequence ATAGGAAAACTAATAGTGGAAGAACAAAAAGGTGAAGAAAAAGCTGAGTATGGGGATTTTATTATAAAAAATTTATCAAAAGAATTGACTAAAGATTTTGGCAAGGGGTTTACACAGTCAAATCTTAGAAATATGAGACAATTTTATTTGATATTTAACAATAGCTACGCACTGCGTAGCGAATTGAGTTGGACTCATTATAGACTTTTAATGAGATTAGAAAATGAAGAAAAGAGAGATTTTTATATAGATGAATGTATAAAAAGTAATTGGAGTACAAGACAACTGGAAAGACAGATAAATTCTTTTTATTATGAACGATTGCTGGCAAGTCAAAATAAGAAGCTAGTAAGAAATGAAATAAAGGATCTAGAAACAGGATTAAATCCTAATGATATTATAAAAGATCCTTATGTACTGGAATTCCTTGATTTAAAAGAAAATAAAAATTTTCTTGAAAAAGATTTAGAACAAGGACTTATGAATAATTTGCAACAGTTTCTTCTTGAGCTTGGTAAAGGATTTGCTTTTGTAGCTAGACAAAAAAGAATTACAGCAGATGGTGAACATTTCTATATAGATTTAGTTTTTTATAATTATTTACTTAAATGTTTTGTGTTAATAGATTTGAAACTAGGTAAGTTAACCCATCAGGATATAGGACAAATGGATTTCTATGTTAGATATTACGAGAAAGAAATAAAAGCGGAAGCTGATAATCCAACCATAGGAATTATATTATGTTCTGAAAAGAATGAAACTATAGTAAAATACTCAATTTTAGAAGAAAGTAAACATATATTTGCTTCTAAGTATATGCTCTATATGCCTACTGAAGAGGAATTAAAGAGAGAAATAAATAAGGATAGAGAGATACTTGAGATTGAGGAAAGGATGAATGAAGATGAGTGA
- a CDS encoding DUF6063 family protein, producing MAYTTEEIKISNKIFYHLLKHGELKEGAEELYKIYSENENVTELVKELGEASECYVKKYGGVVYLIPKEDNDFIGYSKGELKKILCKSGANDKDYYLSQFVILTLLVEFYNSQSVTSKSREYIKVGEFLNIITDRLKDGIERSHNNEESGIAYENILERFEALKSSEKKSMSKTTKEGFINAILDFLDSQGLIYYIKGDDMIKTTKKLDSFMDWNLLNKNNYNRVLKALGEEINE from the coding sequence ATGGCATATACTACTGAAGAAATTAAAATAAGCAATAAAATATTTTATCATTTATTAAAGCATGGTGAACTGAAAGAAGGAGCGGAAGAGCTTTACAAAATTTACTCTGAAAATGAAAATGTAACTGAGCTTGTTAAAGAATTGGGAGAAGCTTCAGAATGTTATGTTAAAAAATACGGCGGAGTAGTATACCTAATACCAAAGGAAGACAATGATTTTATAGGATATTCAAAGGGTGAGCTTAAAAAAATACTGTGTAAATCTGGAGCAAATGATAAGGATTATTATTTATCGCAATTTGTTATATTAACTCTTTTGGTGGAGTTTTATAATTCTCAAAGTGTTACCAGTAAATCCAGAGAGTACATTAAAGTTGGTGAATTTTTAAATATTATTACTGACAGATTAAAGGATGGTATTGAAAGATCACATAATAATGAAGAAAGTGGAATTGCCTATGAAAATATACTTGAGAGGTTTGAAGCTTTAAAAAGCAGTGAAAAGAAAAGTATGTCCAAGACCACAAAAGAAGGCTTTATAAATGCAATTTTAGATTTTTTGGATAGCCAAGGTTTAATTTACTATATTAAAGGCGATGATATGATTAAAACAACTAAAAAGCTGGATAGTTTTATGGATTGGAACCTTTTAAATAAAAATAATTACAATAGGGTGCTAAAAGCTTTAGGAGAAGAGATAAATGAGTAA
- a CDS encoding phytoene desaturase family protein, with protein sequence MKKIIIVGAGISGLTAGIYALQSGFDVSIYEAHTIPGGASTSWYRKGYLFEGGMHWLTGSLSSTPLNRLWREVRALDDSTTIYNRDPFLSFEYNARTAYLYRDVEKLRRHFLDISPEDEKEINRLCRDIEKFTKMSMPVSDIKNVKVKKKASMPVKTFLSMLPLLPRMSFYSGQTVKEYVKRFKSALLRLLLESIIPSDYSAAGMIFTLATLASGDGGYPEGGSLGMAKRMGKYFESLGGNICYGKTVSKVLLKKDVAQGIVVKDEFIPADSVIITQDTRVAIDTLFDKPIRETWAEDMRKNTEPALNTFISLGIEADLSDVPERIAFAVETPFVCGGIEESTISLINYAKYKGYAPEGCSAITSIIIGDSYDYWKKCKESGTYEIEKKKLAEAFIDIIAKKYPQIAGKVSVWDVATPLTYERYLKSYKGSWMTIMGKGRRTSSYPLKCKSIKNVYFAGQRLRSPGGLPVAVETGRRSIQYLCRDTDIVFQNKI encoded by the coding sequence ATGAAAAAAATAATAATTGTAGGAGCAGGCATCTCAGGACTTACGGCAGGTATTTATGCACTTCAGAGTGGATTTGATGTAAGTATTTATGAAGCACACACCATACCAGGAGGAGCTTCAACCAGCTGGTATAGAAAAGGATATCTGTTCGAAGGTGGCATGCATTGGTTGACAGGATCATTATCAAGTACTCCTTTAAATAGGCTTTGGCGTGAAGTTAGAGCACTGGATGATTCTACAACAATCTATAATAGAGATCCTTTCCTAAGCTTTGAATACAATGCTAGAACTGCATACCTTTATCGTGATGTAGAGAAACTTCGTCGCCACTTTTTAGATATTTCTCCAGAAGATGAGAAGGAAATTAACCGCCTATGCAGGGATATTGAAAAATTCACCAAAATGAGTATGCCTGTTTCGGATATCAAGAATGTAAAAGTAAAGAAAAAAGCTTCTATGCCAGTTAAAACTTTTTTATCTATGCTGCCTCTTTTGCCTCGTATGTCTTTTTATTCAGGTCAAACTGTGAAGGAATATGTAAAGCGATTTAAAAGTGCACTTTTACGACTTCTATTAGAGAGTATTATACCATCAGATTACAGTGCTGCTGGGATGATTTTTACTCTTGCAACTCTTGCATCAGGTGATGGAGGTTATCCAGAAGGAGGCTCTCTTGGAATGGCAAAACGCATGGGAAAATATTTTGAATCACTAGGCGGCAATATATGCTATGGCAAGACTGTAAGCAAAGTGCTATTAAAAAAGGATGTTGCTCAAGGAATTGTTGTAAAGGATGAGTTTATACCAGCGGATTCAGTTATTATTACTCAGGATACCCGAGTTGCCATAGACACTTTATTTGATAAACCTATTAGAGAGACCTGGGCAGAAGATATGCGTAAAAATACAGAACCTGCACTCAATACATTTATTAGTTTAGGAATTGAGGCAGACTTGTCTGATGTACCCGAAAGAATAGCATTTGCAGTTGAAACACCTTTTGTATGCGGAGGCATTGAAGAATCTACTATAAGTCTAATTAATTATGCAAAGTACAAAGGGTATGCACCAGAGGGATGTAGTGCTATCACTTCTATTATCATTGGAGATAGCTATGATTATTGGAAAAAGTGTAAAGAAAGTGGGACTTATGAAATTGAAAAGAAAAAGCTGGCAGAAGCATTTATTGATATTATTGCCAAAAAATATCCACAGATTGCTGGGAAAGTATCAGTTTGGGATGTTGCAACACCGTTAACTTATGAACGATATTTAAAATCCTATAAAGGTTCATGGATGACTATAATGGGTAAGGGGAGAAGAACTTCAAGTTACCCTTTAAAATGTAAAAGTATTAAAAATGTATATTTTGCTGGTCAACGTTTAAGAAGTCCCGGCGGCTTGCCTGTGGCTGTTGAAACAGGACGGAGGTCAATTCAATACCTATGTAGAGATACAGATATTGTATTTCAAAATAAGATCTGA
- a CDS encoding DUF2442 domain-containing protein: MQSPDIMSVEVLEEYSLKLTFTNGETKIFDIKPLMVVHTLHRHH; this comes from the coding sequence ATGCAAAGCCCAGATATAATGAGTGTAGAGGTTTTAGAAGAATATAGTTTAAAATTAACTTTTACAAATGGAGAAACGAAAATATTTGATATAAAACCTTTAATGGTAGTCCACACCTTGCATAGACACCACTAA
- a CDS encoding IS66 family transposase gives MIKNIKQYQFIPYDRQEEFFEDLFNQHISKGTLASINQSCYDSLETVENNIKEALNNDESRK, from the coding sequence ATTATTAAAAACATAAAACAATATCAATTTATTCCCTATGACAGGCAGGAAGAATTTTTTGAAGACCTTTTTAATCAGCATATTAGTAAAGGTACTTTAGCTTCAATAAATCAATCCTGTTATGATTCTTTAGAAACTGTTGAGAATAATATAAAAGAGGCTCTAAATAATGATGAAAGTAGGAAATAG
- a CDS encoding Wadjet anti-phage system protein JetD domain-containing protein yields the protein MKDLSSYSKKVIELDEIERIYKTETYDDLCGVVSDLIKEERLLPVKSSGGNGKNPTLYKKYKILEKNADNSELLDEINYKLSIKLSVEYYKKHIDKYKEHREYILKLSDFITNEQHLLSEPVSMNERSFQIWGREKFLQKEGGKTIVKNLGMELEELNFYDTSEPLAYYSKSKETPQKILIIENKDTYYTIRRHLIGGGENILGEDISTLIYGGGKNINKAFNDYKISVEDYVSDSRNTILYFGDLDYEGIVIYEGLYKLFSKEYDMIPFIKGYKKMIDKAKAESICLPKTKEGQNKNISEIFLREFDKEYRNEIEKMLKDGYYIPQEIVNITDL from the coding sequence ATGAAGGATTTAAGTAGTTATAGTAAGAAAGTCATAGAATTAGATGAAATCGAAAGAATATATAAAACTGAAACTTATGATGACTTATGCGGAGTAGTATCAGATTTAATAAAAGAAGAAAGACTTTTGCCAGTGAAAAGCAGTGGTGGGAATGGTAAGAATCCAACGTTGTATAAAAAATATAAGATATTAGAGAAAAATGCAGATAATAGTGAATTGCTTGATGAAATAAATTATAAGCTTTCAATTAAATTAAGTGTTGAATATTATAAAAAACATATAGATAAGTATAAAGAACATAGGGAATATATACTTAAGCTAAGTGATTTTATTACAAATGAGCAGCATTTATTAAGTGAACCTGTTTCAATGAATGAAAGATCTTTTCAAATATGGGGAAGAGAAAAATTTTTACAAAAGGAAGGCGGAAAAACTATTGTTAAAAATTTAGGAATGGAATTAGAGGAACTAAATTTTTATGATACCTCTGAACCTTTAGCATATTATTCAAAATCTAAAGAGACACCTCAGAAGATTCTAATTATAGAAAATAAGGATACTTACTATACAATTCGAAGGCATTTAATAGGCGGTGGAGAAAATATTTTAGGGGAAGATATAAGCACTTTAATATATGGGGGAGGAAAAAATATTAACAAAGCTTTTAATGATTATAAAATATCAGTTGAAGATTATGTTTCTGACAGTAGAAATACAATATTATACTTTGGTGATTTAGATTATGAGGGAATAGTCATATATGAAGGACTATATAAACTATTTAGTAAAGAATATGATATGATACCATTTATAAAGGGATATAAGAAAATGATTGATAAGGCAAAAGCTGAGTCGATTTGTTTACCAAAAACCAAAGAAGGTCAAAATAAAAATATTAGTGAAATATTTTTAAGGGAATTTGATAAAGAGTACAGAAATGAAATAGAAAAAATGCTGAAAGATGGTTACTATATACCGCAGGAGATAGTGAATATTACAGATTTATAG
- the thiW gene encoding energy coupling factor transporter S component ThiW has protein sequence MERNSKLLKRIMMAMMVAMGVVISPILRIEGMCPMSSVINIVCAVILGPWYALLCAVMIGILRMAVMAIPPLALTGAVFGAFLSGVLYRASKGNLIFAVLGEVIGTGIIGALMSYPVMTFIWGRAGLTWLFYVPLFFMATIIGGIIAFAFLQALSLSGMLAKIQRSLGEEAYDKQPIGNKEEY, from the coding sequence ATGGAAAGAAACTCAAAGCTATTAAAAAGAATTATGATGGCAATGATGGTGGCCATGGGGGTTGTAATTTCACCAATCCTTCGAATTGAAGGAATGTGTCCTATGTCCAGCGTTATTAACATTGTATGTGCTGTTATTCTTGGACCTTGGTATGCATTGCTTTGTGCTGTAATGATTGGAATATTAAGAATGGCTGTTATGGCAATTCCTCCTTTAGCTTTAACTGGTGCAGTTTTTGGTGCTTTCTTGTCTGGAGTTTTATACAGAGCATCCAAAGGAAATTTGATTTTTGCTGTTTTAGGTGAGGTTATAGGAACTGGTATTATAGGAGCTTTAATGTCATATCCTGTTATGACATTTATTTGGGGGAGAGCAGGGCTTACATGGCTGTTCTATGTTCCGTTGTTTTTTATGGCTACAATTATTGGAGGAATAATTGCATTTGCTTTTTTACAAGCATTAAGCCTGTCAGGTATGCTTGCAAAAATTCAGAGAAGTTTGGGGGAAGAAGCATATGATAAACAGCCTATTGGAAATAAAGAAGAATATTAA
- a CDS encoding HIRAN domain-containing protein — protein MPTDSLEFIDPIFSDDKNIEREFYIAGVRHYNCCKKADEYAELDLNINENLLLVKDLNNIYDKYAIKITNKQNRLIGYIPVFFSKSVYKAINENRKIKCTIINKECNDSCEECVKVKLTII, from the coding sequence TTGCCAACTGATAGCTTAGAGTTTATAGATCCAATATTTTCGGATGATAAAAATATTGAAAGAGAATTCTATATAGCAGGTGTTAGACATTATAATTGTTGTAAGAAAGCAGATGAATATGCGGAATTAGATTTAAATATTAATGAAAATCTTCTGTTAGTAAAGGATTTAAATAATATCTATGATAAATATGCTATAAAAATTACGAATAAACAAAATAGGCTTATTGGTTATATACCTGTTTTCTTTAGTAAATCGGTATATAAAGCAATCAATGAAAATAGAAAGATTAAATGTACTATAATTAACAAAGAGTGTAATGATAGTTGTGAAGAGTGTGTTAAGGTTAAGTTAACCATTATTTAG
- a CDS encoding HipA N-terminal domain-containing protein codes for MSRNNDRDYIFLTWKDYKTRQRFVIGELSKNGKYQFEYKIDDVNRAIKNGFEPLIAFPNINEIYESYDVFPAFPSRLPDKRRKDIKEILAKYKLEKYDAFELLKKVEVNCQLIA; via the coding sequence ATGAGTAGAAATAATGATAGAGACTATATTTTTTTAACTTGGAAAGATTATAAAACAAGACAACGATTTGTAATTGGTGAACTATCAAAAAATGGTAAATACCAATTTGAGTATAAAATTGATGATGTAAATAGAGCAATAAAAAATGGATTTGAACCATTAATAGCATTTCCTAATATAAATGAGATATATGAAAGTTATGATGTATTTCCAGCATTTCCGAGTAGATTGCCAGATAAGAGAAGGAAGGATATAAAAGAAATATTAGCAAAATATAAATTAGAAAAATATGATGCCTTTGAACTTTTAAAAAAAGTGGAGGTAAATTGCCAACTGATAGCTTAG
- a CDS encoding radical SAM/SPASM domain-containing protein: protein MKKFKKTYIEITNACNLNCEFCPKCERNLEFMKIELFEKILSQIKNHSKHIYFHVKGEPSLHPQLGKFLDVAHTHGYKVNITTNGTLIKNSKHTLLSKPALRQVNFSLHSFDANVKTTTMEKYLDEILIFAKEASRNTNIISALRLWNLSEDNNINLSKEKNRYILRQIEDAFNLDYMIEEKLAQQRGIKLTHNVYLNQAPRFNWPDINESEDSLYGFCYGLRDQVAILVDGTVVPCCLDGEGVINLGNIQYTHFEDIIENERANTLYNGFSNRNVVEPLCQKCDYRRKFNS from the coding sequence ATGAAAAAATTTAAGAAGACCTATATAGAAATAACTAATGCTTGTAATTTAAATTGCGAATTTTGCCCTAAGTGTGAAAGAAATCTGGAATTTATGAAAATTGAATTATTTGAAAAAATACTAAGCCAAATTAAAAATCATTCTAAGCATATATATTTTCATGTTAAAGGAGAACCTTCCCTGCATCCACAACTAGGCAAATTTTTAGATGTGGCTCACACCCATGGTTATAAAGTAAATATAACCACAAATGGTACACTTATAAAAAATTCAAAACATACGCTGCTGAGTAAACCTGCCCTTAGACAAGTAAATTTCTCACTGCACAGCTTTGATGCCAATGTAAAAACTACTACTATGGAAAAATACCTAGATGAGATTTTAATCTTTGCAAAAGAAGCCTCAAGGAATACAAATATCATTTCAGCACTCAGATTGTGGAATCTAAGTGAAGACAACAATATTAACCTTAGTAAAGAGAAGAATAGATATATCCTCAGACAAATAGAAGATGCTTTTAATCTAGATTATATGATAGAAGAAAAACTAGCTCAGCAGAGAGGCATAAAGCTTACTCACAACGTATATTTAAACCAGGCTCCTCGTTTTAATTGGCCTGACATAAATGAAAGTGAAGATAGTTTATATGGCTTTTGCTATGGCTTAAGAGACCAGGTGGCTATTCTAGTAGACGGTACCGTAGTTCCTTGCTGTCTTGATGGTGAAGGTGTAATTAATTTAGGTAATATACAATATACTCACTTTGAAGACATTATAGAAAATGAAAGAGCTAACACATTATACAACGGATTTTCCAATAGAAATGTAGTTGAGCCTCTATGCCAAAAATGCGACTATAGGAGGAAGTTCAACTCGTAA
- a CDS encoding PH domain-containing protein, producing MGILSGLMGNASEIDIKHVEREFEKILVEGEQVEKAYKLIRDLFVFTDKRLILLDKQGVTGKKVEYHSIPYKSITHFSVETAGNFDLDSELKIWISATQMPIEKQFKNDKNIYGIQKSLASYVLR from the coding sequence ATGGGAATTTTAAGTGGACTTATGGGCAATGCATCAGAAATTGACATTAAACACGTGGAGAGAGAATTTGAAAAGATATTAGTAGAGGGAGAACAAGTAGAAAAAGCATATAAGCTAATAAGGGATTTGTTTGTATTTACCGATAAACGTCTTATTCTTTTAGACAAACAAGGAGTAACAGGGAAAAAGGTAGAATATCACTCAATTCCTTATAAGAGTATTACTCATTTTAGTGTTGAAACTGCTGGTAATTTTGATTTAGACTCAGAGTTAAAAATATGGATAAGCGCAACCCAAATGCCCATAGAAAAGCAATTTAAAAATGATAAAAATATATATGGCATACAAAAATCATTAGCTAGCTATGTGCTTAGATAG
- a CDS encoding TetR/AcrR family transcriptional regulator, which yields MGIREEQRKKRRDGILEAALDLFIRKGYSATKISDIAESLGMSVGLLFHYFQSKEKLYEELIKLGISGPMSVVEPTDKAPIDFFEGIVKQIFHYIKTEPFVAKMFVLMSQAFYNEAAPQNVKNMIHAFDIYTPTTLLIKKGQQNGTIREGNPYALAIAYWCAIQGIAEQMAMNPDFPCPESDWIVDIIRGKI from the coding sequence TTGGGCATTCGAGAAGAGCAAAGGAAAAAGAGAAGAGACGGAATCCTTGAGGCGGCATTAGATCTTTTTATTCGCAAAGGGTATTCTGCTACAAAAATAAGTGATATTGCAGAAAGTTTAGGTATGAGCGTGGGACTTTTATTCCACTATTTTCAATCAAAGGAAAAACTATATGAAGAACTTATAAAACTTGGTATTTCAGGTCCAATGAGTGTTGTAGAACCAACAGATAAGGCCCCTATTGATTTTTTTGAGGGGATAGTAAAACAGATTTTTCATTATATAAAAACTGAGCCCTTTGTAGCAAAAATGTTTGTGTTAATGAGTCAGGCTTTTTATAATGAAGCAGCACCACAGAATGTGAAGAATATGATACATGCGTTTGATATCTATACACCAACAACTTTATTGATTAAAAAAGGTCAGCAGAATGGAACAATTCGAGAGGGTAATCCATATGCACTGGCAATTGCTTACTGGTGTGCTATTCAAGGAATTGCTGAGCAGATGGCAATGAATCCGGATTTTCCATGTCCGGAAAGTGATTGGATTGTTGATATAATAAGGGGGAAAATATAA